The following nucleotide sequence is from Allocatelliglobosispora scoriae.
GCAGCCCCCAGATGAGCAGGCCCTCGGGGAGGAAGGTGATCAGCCCGAAGAGGGTCGGCCAGTCCTTCTCCCAGCGCCACTGCATCAGGAAGTGGTAGATCGCCTCCCAGACGATGCCGAGGACCGCGACCGCGAGCAGCACGGTGAAGGTCACCTGGTAGCGGCCGGACAGCGGCCCGTCGAGCCCCAGGAAGGGGGTGATGATGAAGGTCAGCGGCGCACCGAGAATCGCGAGCAGGAATAGTCGTGTCTGGATGCGACCGGGCAACGTGGGCACCATGGCTGGCTCCCCTCCTCGTTGGTCAGATCTGGCGGCCGGTGGCCCATTTGAACCACTCGACGGTCGAACGGACGGGCCCCATGAAGTCACAGTGCCCGCGGTTGGCGAGGTCGTAGACGACCTCCTGGGCGGCGATCTGCAGCCCGAGGAAGGTGTCGACGCCCGGGAAGTAGCCGCCGTAGGTCGCCGCGCCCGAGGCGTAGATCCGGCCCTCGCCGCTCTCGGAACCCCGGAGCCGGAAGGACTGGTCCACGTCGAGGCGTCCGAGCGGATTGCGCTGCGCGCCACCGTGCTTGAGCAGGTCGCGCAGGACCGGGTGGTCCTCGATGTCGCCGTCGAGGCCGGTGCAGTCGATGACGTAGTCGACGTTCAGCTCGACCGAGTCGTGCGGCGGGCTCATCCGGGCGACGACGGAGTCGTTCTCCAGGCGGAGATCGCGGATCGTGCCGGTGTGCGCGCGGTACCACCCCGCGTTGCGGCCCTCCTCGAGCTGCTGCTGCCACTGCTCACGCCACGGTGTGGTGGTGCCGCCGATCTCGTCGTAGACGTCGATGCGGTCCTGGCCCTCCAGGTCGCCCATCCGGGCGCGCAGCTGGCCGCCCCAGACCGACTTCGGGTAGTTGAACCCCTGGTAGGCGAAGCCGTCACCGCCGGGGCGCCGGGCCCACGCGTGCGGACCGTGCGCCTGTTCGACGTAGGTGCGGAACAGGTGCAGGATCCGGGTCTGCGCGCCGCCGCGCATCCGGTCCTGGATCAGCCGGTCGAGCACCTGCGAGGCCGCGATGCCGCCACCCCGGACGAGTACGGTGCCCGGCCGCAACCGCAGCGCCTGGTAGACGTGCTCGTGCTCCTCGTAGGCGTTGACGACGTGGTGGAAGTCGTAGCGCTCGCGGAATTCCTGCAGGTCCGGCAGGAAGCGCAGACCGGGGTAACCGACGGCGAGGTGCACGTCGCGGCTGAGGTAGGCGATCGGGGCCGGTGCCGGCCGGCTCGCCGTGATCGGACCCTCGACCTGCGGCGTGATCACGGTGAAGTAGCCGCCGCCGACCCGCTTGCGCACCGCCTGGACATTGCCCTGGACGAGCATCTCCTGGTAGCGGATGCGAGCGGCCTCGCGGGCGACGCTCTCGACCACCTTGCTCAGCCGCGGCGTGTAGAAGTCGGCGAGCACCGGCTCGACGAGCACCTGCAGCAGCGGTCCGATCCGGTTCTCCTGTAGCGCCTCCTGCAGGGCGTAGGACGGGAAGCCCCACAGGTTGTCCGGACGCGACGAGGAGTCGGAGCGGATCCGGCCGTGCTCGGCGATCTGGGAGACCCGCGCCAGGTGGTGATAGACCTGCAGCGGGTGGGTCTGCCGGGACAGGACCCTGACCTCGGAGACGTCCAGCCCGCCCGCGACGCGCAGGTAGTCCGCCATCACGAACGAGCCGATTCCGCCGCCCACCGAGACGAAGGGAACCTGGCGGACCTCGATCCCCGCACCCGCGACCACACTGTCGAACCAGAGGTCCGCGTGCTCCAGCTCCGGCGGCAGTGGCAGCGAACTCTCGGCCGGCCGGTTGTCGACCGAGCCGTCCAGGTCGCTCATCTTCATCACGTCACTCACCGATCCTGAATTGGGCGCTTATCTACGGCCTTTAGATTGTCTGCCGACGGCTCCCGAGACGCTTCTTCACCGATGCGCTGAAGCCCTGGTCGACATCGTTCGCGATGCATTATCAAGCGCCGTTGAATGCGATTTCTCATTGCGCAATTGAATGTGCCCGGACCGTTTCCGGGCCGGGCACATTCAATGAGCCGATGCCTTACTTGTCCAGCTCCGCCTTGACCCGCTTGAACATCTCCTTGGCCAGCGAGTCGGAGAGGCCCCGGTCCGCCTCCATGACGAAGATCAGCGTGTCGCCGATCGCCACGAAGTTGGAGTTCTCGATTCCGGTCAGCTCGTCGTCGAGCAGCAGCTGAGCGTCCGGCGGCATCTCGAACCGGCGGACCAGCTCAGCCTCGCGGGAGCCCTCCTTGTAGGGGAACTTGCTATTGGCCTGGATGGCGTAGGTCTCGGCACCCTCGATGTCGAGGGGCTTGGTCTCGGTGAGCGACAGGTTGCCCGTCGCCTCACCCAGCAGCGTCAGCGTGCCGGTGCGGCACTTGGCTGCCTCAGCCGCGATCCGGTCCAGCAGTGCCCGGTCGGCACCGCCGGGAATGGTGACGACAACCTGGATGAAGTTGTCGTTGCGGGTCGGGTTGATCCGGCTTCCGTACTGGAGCCATCCATCAAGCGATCCCAGCGCACCCAGTGCGTCTTCCACATAGGATACGCAGCTCTTGGGCTTGAAGACCATGGTCGGAGGTGCACCGAAGGCGTTCTCCGCCGCGGCCTGCTTCAGGGTCTGCGGTCCCCGGACAAACCGCGTCTCGGGCTGGTCCGAGATCGAGACCAACACCGCCCGCTGCTGCTCCGAGGTGAGCCCACGGCCCTTCTTCTCGGTGGCGGCGGTGGCCGTGTCCGAGTTGTTGGCCGTATACACAATGGCTGCCGCGATGACGGCCACCACAGCGACCAGGGCCACACCCCAGCCGGCGAGATTGCGTCGCTTACGTCGCATGCTCCTGCTCCGATCGTCGTTGCCCACGAGGGGACTTCACTTGGTGGTGGTGTGCATCAGCACCTCCGTCAGGAGGGGTGGGTTTCAGCTGCGGAGAGCAGCCGAGACCCGGCTGTGCATCTGCTCGGTCAGCTTGTTGGCCAGGCTGAGGTCAGCCTCCTGAACGAGGATCAGGGTCTGGCCCTGCGCCACGTAGTTGGCCTGGGAGACGCACTCGATCTGGTTGTCGACGAGAAGCTGCGCGTCCGGCGGCATCTCGAAGCGGCGGACCAGGTCGTACTGCCACGAACCGGGCTCGACGTCGAAGGTCGTCCGGCCGTTGAAGGCGAGGGTCTTGGCGCCCTGAAGCTCAAGGCCCTTGCGCTCGGTGTAGGTGATGTCGCCGGAGACCCGACCGTCGAGGGTCAGGACGCCGGTCTTGCAGGTGTTGACCCGCTCACGGATCTTGTTGAGCAGGGCCTCATCGGCACCGGTCGGGATGTGGACGACAACCTGGATGAAGTTGTCGAGCCGGTTCGGACTGACCCGGCTGCCGTACTGCAGCCAGCCGTCGAGGTCACCTAGTTCGCCGACGACCTCTTCCAGGTAGGTCGCGCACGACTTCGGCTTGAAGACCATGTTGGCGGGAGCGCCGAACGCGTTGTTCGCCGCCGCCTCCTTCAGGGTCAGCGGTCCGCGGACGAACCGCGTCTCGGGCTGATCCGCCAGGTTGACGAGCACGCTTCGCATCTCCTGCGAGTTGAGCGCGCTCTTCACCACGGCCTCGGTGGTGAAGGTGTCGCCTGCCGCGTAGACGGTGCCTGCCGAGATGACGGCGGCCATCGCCACGAGCGCTATCCCCCAGCCAGCCAGCTTGCGCTGTTTGCGCATGCTTCTGTCTCCTTACTTCGCGCCCCGGTGGGGCAGCAATTCCATTGACGTGCGGTCGCACCTCAATGGCGACGCTTTATCCGAATCCGAAAGAGTGGCTCGTGGCCTATCCGGCTCCGGATACGAGAATCGTCGCCCCAGCCACTCGGACGTGCATCCTCCTGAATGCGAGCAGGGTGCATCACCGGCCCAGGCAGGGGCAACGGCGAGTAAGGGCCTTATTGCGAATGGACTATGTGCATTCAATTCCATCATTGGAATGTCGCCTGAGGCCTGGTACCGCCATCGATCGATGCGGTGATTAGATTTACTCCAGGGCACCGTGAATGGCGCCGGACGCACGCAGAACCGGCCTCTCGAGTCGCCGTCCAGCGATACGAGAGGCCGGTTGGGGAGGGTGCCGCGGGCGGGGCGCGCCCCGATGAGGATGACCGCACGATGGGAGGCGGGTGGGCGTACCCGGATGGCGCCAGGAAAACAGCCGTGGGCGGACACCCGGAGGTGCCCGCCCACGGTGACCCCCGGTCAGCTCGTGGCCGACCGGTTGCGTGACGTGCGGTTACTTGAGCGCGACCGCCCGGTCGAAGAGGGACTTCGCCAGCTTGTCGGCCTGCTCCTCGGTGCTGCCCTCGTGGACCCAGACGAAGAGGTTGTCCTTCGAGATCATCGAGTCGAAGGACTTGCACGGGGCGTCCGGGCACTGCCAGGCGCTGCGGATGAACTTCACGAGCCCGTTCTTCGGGTCGTTGAAGGTGATGAGCTGGGTGACGCCGAACGCGGTGGCGTTGGCGACGTCCGGAACCTTGCGCTCGTTGAACGCGAGCGTGCTGGAGACGATCTCACCCTTGTCCGTCGCGCTCGGCGGCCAGCCCTGGATCGTCTGGTAACCCTTGTTGCAGACCGCGACCCGGTCCCGGATCAGCTCGACCGCGTTCGGCCGGGGCGACCTCGTGACGAACATGATGAAGAGGGCGCCGTTGGCACGGGTCCCCCACTGGTACCAGCCGTCGAGCTTGTCCAGGCCACCCAGGGCCGCGAAGTAGCTGACGCAGCGCGGCATGACGACGACACCCGAGGGCTCGCCGGTGCCGGGCATCGCCCGCGCCACCGCCTCGTACATCGGCATGGTGGCGAGGACCTGGCTGCCCTCGGGGTGCTCGGTCGCCGGCGGCAGGGCGGCCTTCAGGTCCGGGAGCGCCGCGCTCGCGTGGCCCGCGTCGTCGCTGCACCCGGTGGTGAGTGCGGCCACTGCCACCATGGCCGCCATCAGGGCGACCAGCTTGTTCCGACTTGGCGTCACTCTTGCTTCTCCATTCAGTACTACGGTTCGTGCTCCTGGGCGACGCGCCCAATACATTGACGAATAGCCATGCCGAATGAGGGCAGCAGCCATCGTCAGGGGTGCGATGGGTGACGTGTTCCAGGAGCCTTACGCAGGCAACTTCGGCCTCGAATCGGCAGCTAGGGTGCCGAGGCAGAAGTCAACGTAACAGCCGCGTCCGTGCGATGGTTCTCGCCGAATGCGGTCCACAATGCCGTCGTCCCATAGAAATCTTGATGAATGTCGACGGCTTCCGGCGGGTCGGCGCATCGACGTTGGCTACGATGAGCGGGCAAAACGCCATGTAAGGCGCTGGAGTGAGGAGCGACTGAGCCCCGCCACCCGCGCCCGGAAACAGAGTGGAGCGATTCGATGACCACGACAGACGACAGCGTCGCCCTGCTGCACCGCGCACTCGATCAGACCGGCACCATCATCGCCGCGATCAAGCCCGACCAGAAGCACCTGCCGACGCCCTGCAACTCCTGGGATGTGGAGGAGCTCGTCACGCACGTCGTCGACGAGGTCCAGCGGCTCGCCGAGATGGCGGAGACCGGCAAGCGCGGCAGCGGCGACGGCGCGCCGCTGGGTGACGACTGGAGCGCGGAGTTCACCGCCGCGGCCGACTCGCTGAAGGCCGCCTGGGCCTCCCCGGGCGCCCTCGACCGCATGCACGAGCTGCCCGGCGTCGAGGTTCCGGCGGCCTGGGCCGTCGGCCAGCACCTCACCGAGATCGTCATCCACGGCTGGGACATCGCCAAGGCGACCGGCCAGTCCACCGACGACCTCGACCCGGAGGTCGGCGAGGCCGCCTTCGACTGGGGCCGGGCCAACCTGATCCCCGACTTCCGCGGTGACGAGGCCGACGGCGCGATGATCGGCCACGAGGTGCCGGTCAGCCCCGACGCCCCGCTCTACACCCGGCTCGCCGCCTTCGGCGGACGCCAGCCCTGATCCACCCATCGATGGCGCGGCGCAGGGCAAGGTGTGCCGCGCCATCCGGGTATGGCCAGGCACTCGAAGAGATGCGGCCGCATGGGCGGTCGCAGACGATGGAATCCGAATAGATCAACTTGATCGTCTTCGGGAGATCCCATGCGAGTGCTCCACACCGTTTACCCGTCGCACGCGCATTTCTGGCCGGCCGTGCCGATCCTCCAGGCGCTCCAGAGCGCGGGGCACGACGTGCGCGTCGCCTCGCACGCCCGCTTCGCCGGCTCCATCCGGGCCGCCGGGCTGACCCCGATCGCGCTCGGCGATCCCGAGGCCGAGGAGGCCCGCAGCCGCCCGGACGCCATGGCACCGGCCCGCCCCGAGCAGGTCCTCCGCTTCGCCGAAGCGCTCGGGCTCGACGACGAGGAGCGCGAGCACTGGATCGCGTACTACCAGATGCTGCTCAACGCGATCTCCGACTACATCCGCACCGACCTGCCCTACGCCGACGAGCTGATCTCCTTCGCCCGGGCATGGCAGCCCGACCTGGTGCTCTGGGACCCCATCTTCGCCTGCGGTCCGATCGTCGCGAAGCTCTGCGGCGCCGCGCACGCCCGGATGGTGCTCGGCCCCGACATCCTCACCTTCAGCTTCGACAAGCTCGCCGCCCGCAAGGCCGAGGTCGTCGCCGCCGGATTCCCGGAGAACCCGCAGCTCGACCTGCTCCGCCCGCTCGCCGAGAAGTACGGCGTGGCGGTCGACGACGAGCTCCTGTTCGGACAGTGGAGTGTGGACCCCATGCCGCGCGGGATGACCCTGCCGAGCAGCGGTGTCCGCCTGCCCGTGCGGTACGTCCCCTTCAACGGCGCCGAGACCGTGCCGGAGTGGCTCTACACCAAACCCGACCGGCCCCGCGTCGCGCTCACCCTGGGCGAGTCGGTCCGGCGTTACATCAAGGGCGACTGGGGGCGTACGCCGAAGATCTTCGAAGCCGTCGCCGACCTCGACATCGAAGTCGTCGCCACCCTCAACGAGCTGCAGATGCTGGGCATCGAGAAGATCCCGCACAACGTCAAGCCCATCGAGTGGGTGACCCTCAACCACCTCCTGCCGACCTGTGACGTCGCGATCCACCACGGCGGCATCGGTACCTGGGCGGCAGCGGTCGCGGCGAACATCCCGCAGATCGTCTGCGACACCGATGAGAGCCTGATGCTGCTGCCGGTCGAGGTCGACCCGCGCACGATGGAGGACGGGACCTACCGCATCGGTTTCGAGTTCGGCGTCAGCGAGGAGGTCGTCGCGACGGTGACGACGTGGGAGCTGCCCGGCAAGAAGCTGGAGGCGACGCCGACGTCGTCCTACATCGTCAGCAAGGGTGCCGGGGCGCGTCTCGATCACCAGAAGCAGTCGGTCGAGGAGATCCGGAAGATGATCCTCGACGTGGTGACGGAGCCTTCGTACAAGGTGGGCGCGCAGGCCGTCTACGACGACTGGCTCGCCATGCCCAGCCCGGCGGACATCATCCCGTCCCTGGAACGCCTGGTCCGCGAGCACCGCGTGGCATAGCCGGCGGGGCACGGCTTGATCGCGTTGTTTCCGGGAAACAACGCGATCAAGCCGCTCTTTAGCACCAACTCTTCAAGAGTTGCGGCGATCTTGGCGCGCGGCGTGTTCTGAGGGGTAGGGGGTGTGGAGCATCTTGAGCGCCAGCACCGCTATTGCGGCGCAGATCAGCGCGTTCACCGCCGACACCACCGTGAGGGACGCGGTGAACGCCTCCCGGGCGGCCGTGAGCAACTCCAGCGCGGCCGGACCGGGCAGACCTCCCGCCACGGAACCCGCCGCCACGAGGCCCTCCTGCACCGGACCGGCCGACACGCCGGGCGGGACGTGCAGCTCCCTGCGGTAGACGAGCATCGCGATGCTGCCCATCGCCGCTATACCGAGTGCCACCCCGAGTTCCCCGCCCGTCGAGGGCAGCGATGCCGCTGAGGCGGACCTGCCCGGGGGCACGTTGGCGAGGACCAGGCCGTTGACGAGTGGTCCTACCGGGCTCACCCCCAGGTAGGCCACGCAGAGACCGCAGACGACCACCCCCGTCGAACCCGTAGCCGGGACCCTGGTCAGCACCAACTGCCCGATCAGCGCGATCACCGCTCCACCGGCGAGGATCCGGGCCGGGTGCACCCGGCGGGCCAGCAGCGGGGTGAGGTTCATCCCGATGACGAGCGCGATCGCCGGTGGCAGCAGCCACAGTCCGGCCCGGGCCGGGGAGAGCCCCTCCACCAGCTGGAGGTGCTGCACGGCGAGGAGGCTCGTCCCGCTCTGCACACCGGCGACGAGCAGCCCGATCAGCAGTGCTCCGCTGACCAGCGGGCTGGCGAGCAGGCGCAGGTCGAGCAGGGGGAAACGGAGGCGGCGCTGGCGGCGTACAAACGTGAGGGCGAAAGCGGCGCCCAGCATGAGGGCCACGACCGGGCCGGGACGCCACCCGGCGCGGGCGAGTTCTTTGAGCCCCCACACCGCGGGCAGGATCGTCGCGAGCGAGAGCACGACGCTGGCCGGATCGAGGCGGTCCTGGCCGGCGCCGCGCACCTCGGGCAGCAGGCGCGGTCCGGTGGCGAGCAGCAGGCCGACGACCGGGAGTCCGATGAGGAAGACTGCGCCCCACCACAGGTGGCTGATCAGCACACCGCCGATGACCGGCCCGAACGCCACCCCGGCCATCATCGCCGTGGTCCACAGCGCGATCGCCGTGCTCAGCCGTCGGGAGTCGCGGAAGAGCGTCGTGATCAGCGCCAGCGTCGACGGCAGGATCGCCGCACCGGCGACGCCGAGCACCCCGCGCGCGACGATCAGCAGCTCCGGGCTCGGCGCGAAGGCGGCGAGCAGCGACGCGACGCCGAAGGTACCGGCGCCCCACAGCAGCACCCGGCGGCGGCCGAACCGGTCCCCGATCCGCCCCATCGTGATCAGCGACCCGGCCATCAGGAACGCGTAGCTGTCGGTGATCCAGAGCTGCTGCGTACCGCTCGCGCCGAGATCCGCGCTGAGGTGCGGCAACGCGAGGTAGAGCACCGTGATGTCGAGGAAGATCAGCATGGTCGGCAGCGCCAGCACGGCGAGCGCGAGGTAGGCCCGCCGATCGTCACGGCTCACGTCGTGGTCCCTCCATCACCGAAGTCCCGGCCGGAATGCCCGGCCGGGCTCCCCGCATCGTCGCTGCCGTCGCCGCCTGCGGCATCTCGTCCCGTGCGCACCCGTCCCGTGCGGCCGCGGCTGAATATTCGCGTTGATCAAGGGAAGACTCACCATCTCGGGTGTCCGATCTGCGGCGAGTCTTCCCTTGATCAACGCGAATATTCAGCCGCGCATTCGACGAGATGTCCCGGAGACCGGCTAGCGCGACCATGCATAGGCGGGATCGGCGGGCGCCACTATCGGCGGCTGACCCGCACTTCGACCGCGCCTGCCGTGCGCGGCACCCGGACCACCGGGATTCAACAGAGAAGGTGAAGCTAGTGAAGGCTGCCGTCATCCCCTCGATCAACGGTTCGTGGGAGCTGCGCGAGGTACCGACCCCGGTCCCCGGACCGGGCGAGGTCCTGATCAAGATCCACGCCTGCGGGATCTGCTTCAACGACGTGCTGGCGACGATGGGCGCGATCCCGATCGGCACCTCCCCGGCGATCACCGGCCACGAGCCGGTCGGCGAGATCGTCGAGGTCGGGCCGGGTGTCACCACCCGGCAGACCGGTGACCGCGTCGGTACGACATGGGTGCGCTCCGGCTGCGGCCGCTGCGACTACTGCCGCCTCAACCTGCCGGTGACCGGGCAGACCGGCATCAACTGCCCCGGTGCGGTGTCGACGGGCTTCTCGCACCAGGGCGGCCACGCGGAGTACCTGGTCGTCGGCGCCAACGAGACCGTACTGATCCCGAGCGGCCTCGCCTTCGACCTCGCGGCGCCGGTGCTCTGCGCGGGCTACACGGCGTGGTCGGCGCTGCGTACGGCGGCGCCGAAGCCGCACGAGCGGGTGGCGGTGCTCGGCATCGGCGGCCTCGGTCACATGGCCGTGCAGTACGCCCAGGCCTGCGGCTATGAGACCGTCGCGATCACCAGCAAGCCTGAGAAGCACGTGCTCGCCAAGGAGCTCGGCGCCGACATCGTCGTCAGCAACGGCGAGGAGCTGCGCGAGGTCGGCGGCGCCGACGTGATCCTGGTGACCGGACCGTCCTACCCGGCGGCGGCGGACTGCCTGCAGGGCCTGCGGGTCAACGGCCGGATGGTGCTCGCGGGCATCGACGGCCGGGAGGGGTTCCTGATCCCGCCGGCGCTCGCCTACCCGTTCTTCGCGCAGGGGCAGTCGATCATGGGTGCGACGCACAACGGGCTGCCGCTGCTCCAGGAGGCGCTGGAGCTGGTCGCGGACGGCAAGGTCACCCCGATGATCGAGACGTTCCCGGCCGAGCAGGTCAACGAGGCCGTCCAGAAGGTCGCCGCGGGCGAGGTCCGCTTCCGCGCGGTGGTCATCTACTGAACCGGCCGGCGCGCCCGCCGGCGTGGCGGGCGCGCTCCCGCACCCCGCCGGGCACGTTTTGCAGCAAAGCGTGGCCAAATCGCTGGGCGAGGCCACGCTTCGCTGCAAAACGTGCCCGGGGTCGCGTCCCGCCCGTGCCTGGTGGCGCACCGCGCAGCGCGGCTCAAGGCCAAGATCGCCGCAACTCTTCAAGAGTTGGTCCTAAAACCCGTTAGGACCAACTCTTGAAGAGTTGCGGCGATCTTGGGTTCGGTGATCTTGCCTAGGCGAAGGTGACCGGGAGGCTGGACAGGCGGTGCAGGACGAAGCTGGGCTTCCAGGTCAGCTCCGACACCGGCACCGCCAGCGTCACGTCCTTCAGCCTGCTGAAGAGCGTCCCGAAGGCGATCTCACCCTCCAACCGCGCGAGCGGTGCACCGAGGCAGAAGTGGATGCCGTGGCTGAAGCTCAGCAGCTGCCCGGTCGTCTCCCGGCGGATGTCGAGCCGGTGCGGGTCGGTGAAGACCGCCGGGTCGTGGTTCGCCGCCGCCGCCGAGATCACCACGTGCTCGCCCGGCTGGATCTCGAAGTCGCCGATCGTGACGGCCTCGCGGGCGAAGTGATAGGTGATGCTGGAGACCGGGCTGTCGAAGCGCAGCACCTCGTCGACCGCGCCCGGCATCAGGCTCGGATCCGCCTGCAGCGAAGCGACCGCCGCGGGGTTGCGCAGCAGCGCCAGTACGCCGTTGGCGACGAGGTTGACCGTCGTCTCGAACCCGGCGCTGAGCAGCAGCAACGCGTTGGAC
It contains:
- a CDS encoding TIGR03086 family metal-binding protein, translating into MTTTDDSVALLHRALDQTGTIIAAIKPDQKHLPTPCNSWDVEELVTHVVDEVQRLAEMAETGKRGSGDGAPLGDDWSAEFTAAADSLKAAWASPGALDRMHELPGVEVPAAWAVGQHLTEIVIHGWDIAKATGQSTDDLDPEVGEAAFDWGRANLIPDFRGDEADGAMIGHEVPVSPDAPLYTRLAAFGGRQP
- a CDS encoding nucleotide disphospho-sugar-binding domain-containing protein, translating into MRVLHTVYPSHAHFWPAVPILQALQSAGHDVRVASHARFAGSIRAAGLTPIALGDPEAEEARSRPDAMAPARPEQVLRFAEALGLDDEEREHWIAYYQMLLNAISDYIRTDLPYADELISFARAWQPDLVLWDPIFACGPIVAKLCGAAHARMVLGPDILTFSFDKLAARKAEVVAAGFPENPQLDLLRPLAEKYGVAVDDELLFGQWSVDPMPRGMTLPSSGVRLPVRYVPFNGAETVPEWLYTKPDRPRVALTLGESVRRYIKGDWGRTPKIFEAVADLDIEVVATLNELQMLGIEKIPHNVKPIEWVTLNHLLPTCDVAIHHGGIGTWAAAVAANIPQIVCDTDESLMLLPVEVDPRTMEDGTYRIGFEFGVSEEVVATVTTWELPGKKLEATPTSSYIVSKGAGARLDHQKQSVEEIRKMILDVVTEPSYKVGAQAVYDDWLAMPSPADIIPSLERLVREHRVA
- a CDS encoding MFS transporter, yielding MSRDDRRAYLALAVLALPTMLIFLDITVLYLALPHLSADLGASGTQQLWITDSYAFLMAGSLITMGRIGDRFGRRRVLLWGAGTFGVASLLAAFAPSPELLIVARGVLGVAGAAILPSTLALITTLFRDSRRLSTAIALWTTAMMAGVAFGPVIGGVLISHLWWGAVFLIGLPVVGLLLATGPRLLPEVRGAGQDRLDPASVVLSLATILPAVWGLKELARAGWRPGPVVALMLGAAFALTFVRRQRRLRFPLLDLRLLASPLVSGALLIGLLVAGVQSGTSLLAVQHLQLVEGLSPARAGLWLLPPAIALVIGMNLTPLLARRVHPARILAGGAVIALIGQLVLTRVPATGSTGVVVCGLCVAYLGVSPVGPLVNGLVLANVPPGRSASAASLPSTGGELGVALGIAAMGSIAMLVYRRELHVPPGVSAGPVQEGLVAAGSVAGGLPGPAALELLTAAREAFTASLTVVSAVNALICAAIAVLALKMLHTPYPSEHAARQDRRNS
- a CDS encoding alcohol dehydrogenase catalytic domain-containing protein — translated: MKAAVIPSINGSWELREVPTPVPGPGEVLIKIHACGICFNDVLATMGAIPIGTSPAITGHEPVGEIVEVGPGVTTRQTGDRVGTTWVRSGCGRCDYCRLNLPVTGQTGINCPGAVSTGFSHQGGHAEYLVVGANETVLIPSGLAFDLAAPVLCAGYTAWSALRTAAPKPHERVAVLGIGGLGHMAVQYAQACGYETVAITSKPEKHVLAKELGADIVVSNGEELREVGGADVILVTGPSYPAAADCLQGLRVNGRMVLAGIDGREGFLIPPALAYPFFAQGQSIMGATHNGLPLLQEALELVADGKVTPMIETFPAEQVNEAVQKVAAGEVRFRAVVIY